In Bradyrhizobium sp. 1(2017), one DNA window encodes the following:
- a CDS encoding xanthine dehydrogenase family protein molybdopterin-binding subunit — MSVPSPAQKLPVSLAANPRLSSWVRFTGEGRVAISPGKVEIGQGIVTALAQIAADELDIDIARVEMIRASTAASPNEGVTSGSLSIQQSGRALRHACAEVRQRFLTAASERLGVDAMLLDVDDGTISGPGNVRTSYWELADEVSLDQDATAGAAAKSAATRALAGHSVQRIDIPDKVFARPRFIHDRTLPGLVHGRVLRPDVSGAKLTKLDEEAARSVPGLVAIVCDGGFAGVVADSETAAEAALKILRKGATWSAGAALPDEDDLAGFLRSQPVETDIIDTRTAATPGPAQTLRRQYTRPYIAHGSIAPSCAMAQWDGDRVHVWTHSQGVYLLRADLAIVLKLPADNIVVEHMEGAGCYGHNAADDVALDAVLLAKAAGGRPVRVQWSRHDEMSHAPFGAAMAIEIEADLDADNEIVGWRHAIWSNGHAARPGRAAQPALLAATEIANPYPRMISTNPPAANGGGGDRNSVPLYDLPAWTITSHRLLTMPVRTSALRTLGAQGNVFAIESLLDEIAALRGEDPIAFRLRHLRDERAKDVIRAAARRAEWKPQKQSGTGHGVGFARYKNMGAYCAAIAEIEGTDDIRVKRLTLAVDVGEAINPDGVINQIEGGAIQATSWVLKERVRFDRTRIISTSWTDYPILTFSEVPDIDVEIIQRPEIEPVGAGEAAHGPVTAAIANAVFDCLGVRVRDLPITRDRIIAAAELAS; from the coding sequence GCAGACGAGCTCGACATCGATATCGCCCGCGTCGAGATGATCCGCGCCTCGACGGCGGCCAGCCCGAACGAAGGCGTCACCTCCGGCAGCCTGTCGATCCAGCAATCCGGCCGCGCGCTGCGCCACGCCTGTGCCGAAGTGCGCCAGCGCTTCCTCACTGCTGCATCGGAACGGCTGGGCGTCGATGCAATGCTGCTCGATGTCGACGACGGCACGATCTCCGGTCCGGGCAATGTCAGGACCAGCTATTGGGAGCTGGCTGACGAGGTCTCTCTCGACCAAGACGCCACCGCGGGTGCGGCAGCGAAGAGCGCTGCGACGCGCGCTCTCGCGGGACATTCGGTCCAGAGGATCGACATTCCCGACAAGGTGTTTGCGCGGCCGCGCTTCATCCACGATCGCACGCTGCCGGGCCTGGTGCACGGACGCGTGCTGCGGCCCGATGTCTCGGGTGCCAAATTGACCAAGCTCGATGAGGAGGCAGCGCGCAGCGTTCCCGGCCTCGTCGCCATCGTTTGCGACGGCGGCTTTGCCGGCGTCGTTGCCGACAGTGAGACAGCGGCGGAAGCCGCTCTCAAGATCTTGCGCAAGGGCGCGACGTGGTCGGCCGGCGCGGCACTGCCCGACGAAGACGATCTCGCAGGCTTCCTGCGGAGCCAGCCGGTCGAGACCGATATCATCGACACCAGGACGGCGGCGACGCCCGGGCCGGCCCAAACCCTGCGCCGGCAATACACCCGCCCCTACATCGCACACGGCTCGATCGCACCATCCTGCGCCATGGCGCAATGGGATGGCGATCGCGTCCATGTCTGGACCCACAGCCAGGGCGTCTATCTGCTGCGCGCCGATCTCGCGATCGTGCTCAAGTTGCCGGCTGACAACATCGTCGTCGAGCATATGGAGGGCGCGGGCTGCTACGGACACAACGCGGCCGATGACGTCGCACTCGATGCGGTGCTGCTGGCGAAGGCGGCCGGCGGCCGTCCGGTGCGGGTGCAGTGGTCGCGCCACGACGAAATGTCCCATGCGCCGTTCGGTGCGGCCATGGCCATCGAGATCGAGGCCGATCTCGATGCGGACAACGAGATCGTCGGCTGGCGGCACGCGATCTGGAGCAACGGCCATGCGGCACGGCCGGGACGCGCGGCCCAGCCGGCGCTGCTTGCGGCGACCGAGATTGCAAATCCCTACCCGCGCATGATCTCGACGAATCCACCGGCTGCGAATGGCGGCGGCGGCGACCGGAACTCCGTGCCGCTTTACGATCTTCCAGCCTGGACGATCACGAGCCACCGGCTGCTGACGATGCCGGTGCGCACCTCGGCGCTGCGGACGCTCGGCGCGCAAGGCAATGTGTTCGCGATCGAATCCCTGCTCGACGAGATCGCCGCGCTGCGCGGCGAGGACCCGATCGCGTTCCGCCTGCGGCATCTGCGCGACGAACGCGCCAAGGACGTCATCCGCGCCGCAGCGCGACGCGCCGAGTGGAAACCGCAGAAGCAGTCCGGCACCGGCCATGGCGTCGGCTTTGCCCGCTACAAGAACATGGGGGCCTATTGCGCGGCGATTGCCGAGATCGAAGGCACTGACGACATCCGCGTGAAGCGGCTGACGCTTGCGGTCGACGTTGGCGAGGCCATCAATCCGGACGGCGTCATCAACCAGATCGAGGGCGGCGCGATCCAGGCGACGAGCTGGGTGCTGAAGGAGCGCGTTCGCTTCGACCGCACGCGGATCATTTCGACGTCCTGGACAGACTATCCGATCCTGACCTTCAGCGAGGTGCCGGACATCGATGTCGAGATCATCCAGCGGCCGGAGATCGAGCCCGTCGGTGCCGGCGAGGCTGCGCACGGCCCGGTGACGGCGGCGATCGCCAACGCTGTGTTCGATTGCCTCGGCGTGCGCGTGCGCGACCTGCCGATCACGCGCGACAGGATCATTGCAGCGGCGGAGTTGGCATCGTGA
- a CDS encoding molybdate ABC transporter substrate-binding protein, translating into MTTVNILSGGAAQGLVRGLTEVFKAQAGFGIDGEFGAVGIMADRLRAGTQADLLILTQALLAKLAGEKLVTPSSLADVGRVETALAVRSRDPRVTVKTEADLREVLRSADAIYVPDTKASTAGQHIAKVLDQLGIAFEVASRLKIFPNGATAMRELAASTAQRPIGCTQATEIIATDGIALSGSLPPGCELVTMYTAGVTTRAAHPKEAAALIALLTGADNRELRQRAGFIG; encoded by the coding sequence GTGACGACAGTGAACATCCTGAGCGGCGGCGCCGCGCAAGGCCTGGTGCGCGGCCTCACCGAGGTCTTCAAGGCGCAGGCTGGCTTCGGCATCGACGGCGAGTTCGGCGCGGTCGGTATCATGGCCGACAGACTGCGCGCGGGAACGCAGGCGGATCTCCTGATCCTGACGCAGGCGCTTCTTGCCAAGCTCGCCGGGGAGAAGCTCGTCACCCCCTCCTCGCTCGCCGATGTCGGCCGGGTCGAGACTGCGCTGGCGGTCCGCAGCCGCGATCCCAGGGTGACGGTGAAGACCGAAGCCGATCTGCGCGAGGTCCTTCGCAGTGCCGACGCCATCTACGTTCCGGACACGAAGGCATCCACGGCGGGGCAGCACATCGCAAAAGTGCTGGACCAGCTCGGCATCGCCTTTGAGGTCGCCTCGCGCCTCAAGATATTTCCGAACGGCGCAACCGCGATGCGGGAGCTTGCGGCGTCCACCGCGCAACGGCCAATCGGTTGCACGCAGGCAACCGAGATCATCGCGACCGACGGCATCGCGCTGTCGGGGTCGCTGCCGCCCGGCTGCGAGCTCGTGACGATGTACACGGCCGGTGTGACCACGCGAGCCGCCCATCCAAAGGAGGCGGCCGCACTGATCGCGCTATTGACCGGCGCAGATAACAGGGAGCTGCGCCAGCGCGCCGGCTTTATCGGATAA
- a CDS encoding SDR family NAD(P)-dependent oxidoreductase, whose translation MTDYRKLFDLTGKTAVVLGAASGIGKSSAEALAGLGARIVCADRALDAAEATAAGIRDKGGWAEAAACDAASAADVNALAKTAMQKFSRLDIAVTTPGLNIRKTILDYTEEDLDRVLNLNVKGTVWFFQAFGRIMVEQKGGSIIACSSVRAVTIEPGLGVYGSTKAAIGLLVKGFASEVGHAGVRVNAIAPSIAETALTGPFKQRPDIYNLYAGHTVFNRWSSADEVATAVAYLASDAASYVSGSTMFVDGGWTAVDGPPTGLTQLHK comes from the coding sequence GTGACGGACTATCGCAAGCTCTTCGATCTCACCGGCAAGACCGCCGTCGTCCTCGGCGCCGCATCCGGCATCGGCAAGTCGTCGGCCGAGGCCTTGGCCGGACTTGGCGCCCGAATCGTCTGCGCCGATCGCGCGCTCGACGCCGCGGAGGCGACTGCCGCCGGCATTCGCGACAAGGGTGGCTGGGCTGAGGCAGCCGCGTGCGACGCCGCAAGCGCTGCGGACGTCAACGCGCTCGCCAAGACCGCGATGCAGAAGTTTTCGCGGCTCGACATCGCTGTGACGACGCCCGGGCTCAACATCCGCAAGACCATCCTCGATTATACCGAAGAGGATCTCGATCGCGTCCTCAACCTCAATGTCAAGGGCACGGTCTGGTTCTTCCAGGCCTTTGGCCGCATCATGGTCGAGCAGAAGGGCGGCAGCATCATCGCCTGCTCCTCGGTGCGCGCGGTCACCATCGAGCCCGGCCTCGGCGTGTACGGCTCGACCAAGGCGGCGATCGGCCTCCTGGTGAAGGGCTTTGCCTCCGAGGTCGGCCACGCCGGCGTGCGCGTGAATGCGATCGCGCCGAGCATCGCCGAGACCGCGCTGACCGGCCCGTTCAAGCAGCGGCCCGACATCTACAATCTCTACGCCGGCCACACCGTGTTCAACCGCTGGAGCAGCGCCGACGAGGTCGCCACCGCCGTGGCCTATCTCGCCTCGGATGCCGCGAGCTATGTCAGCGGCAGCACGATGTTCGTCGATGGCGGCTGGACCGCAGTCGATGGCCCGCCGACCGGCCTCACCCAGCTGCACAAATAG
- a CDS encoding TRAP transporter large permease, with product MELIILGATFFGFLILGVPVAFAIGLSAICTIFYEGLPVAVIFQQMMSGMNIFSFLAIPFFVFSGELMLHGGVADKIVQLAKNLVGHIRGGLGMSNVVACTLFGGVSGSPVADVSAMGAVMIPMMKKEGFDTDYAVNVTTHASLVGALMPTSHNMIIYALAAGGKVSIGALIAAGLLPAMVLMVCMLVAAYAVAVKRGYPAGKFPGWAEVFRSLAAALPGLLIVGIILTGILSGVFTATESAAVAVTYTILLTFFIYRTMTWRNFLRAAAKAVKTTGVVLLLIGVSTMFQYLMGLYEVADLAGEMMSKVSTQPWMIFLLINIILFVLGTFMDMAATILICTPIFLPIAMKAGMDPVQFGMLMLINCALGLNTPPVGTTQFVGCAIGGISVGAVMRTILPFYAALIAALMFVTYVPAFSLWLPRLLMGYKG from the coding sequence ATGGAACTGATCATCCTCGGCGCCACCTTCTTCGGCTTCCTGATCCTCGGCGTTCCGGTCGCCTTCGCGATCGGCCTCTCGGCGATCTGCACGATCTTCTACGAAGGCCTGCCGGTCGCGGTCATCTTCCAGCAGATGATGTCGGGGATGAACATCTTCTCGTTCCTCGCCATTCCGTTCTTCGTGTTCAGCGGTGAGCTGATGCTGCATGGCGGTGTCGCCGACAAGATCGTGCAGCTCGCCAAGAATCTCGTCGGACACATCCGCGGCGGGCTCGGCATGTCGAACGTGGTCGCCTGCACGCTGTTCGGCGGCGTCTCCGGCTCGCCCGTGGCCGACGTGTCGGCGATGGGCGCGGTGATGATCCCGATGATGAAGAAAGAGGGTTTCGACACCGACTACGCCGTCAACGTCACCACCCATGCCTCGCTGGTCGGAGCCTTGATGCCGACCAGCCACAACATGATCATCTATGCTCTGGCTGCCGGCGGCAAGGTCTCGATCGGCGCGCTGATCGCCGCCGGCCTCCTGCCGGCGATGGTGCTGATGGTCTGCATGCTGGTCGCCGCTTACGCGGTCGCGGTCAAGCGCGGCTATCCGGCCGGCAAGTTCCCGGGCTGGGCGGAGGTGTTCCGCTCGCTCGCGGCCGCGCTGCCGGGCCTTCTGATCGTCGGTATCATCCTGACCGGCATCCTCTCCGGCGTCTTCACGGCCACCGAATCCGCTGCGGTCGCGGTCACCTACACGATCCTGCTGACCTTCTTCATCTACCGCACCATGACCTGGCGCAACTTCCTGCGCGCGGCCGCCAAGGCGGTGAAGACGACGGGCGTCGTGCTGCTGCTGATCGGCGTCTCCACCATGTTCCAGTATCTGATGGGACTCTACGAGGTGGCCGACCTCGCCGGCGAAATGATGAGCAAGGTCTCGACGCAGCCCTGGATGATCTTCCTGCTCATCAACATCATCCTGTTCGTGCTCGGCACGTTCATGGACATGGCCGCGACGATCCTGATTTGCACCCCGATCTTCCTGCCGATCGCGATGAAGGCGGGGATGGATCCGGTGCAGTTCGGCATGCTGATGCTGATCAATTGCGCCCTCGGGCTCAACACCCCGCCGGTCGGAACGACGCAGTTCGTAGGCTGCGCCATCGGCGGCATCTCGGTCGGCGCGGTGATGCGCACCATCCTGCCGTTCTATGCCGCACTGATCGCAGCACTGATGTTCGTGACCTACGTCCCTGCATTCTCGCTGTGGCTGCCCCGCCTGCTGATGGGCTACAAGGGCTAG
- a CDS encoding TRAP transporter small permease has translation MTDPHVADHEHDAVTGRPSTGLLSRINAPVARAGMYLSVTGLLVIVIIVFYQVFGRYVLNSSPTWTENLALVLILYVTLIGAAVGVRDAGHIGMDSLLVMLPDHMREKIELVIHVLVAVFGIAMAYNGWILGASVGTVKIPNLGLPEVIRYVPLIASGLLIVSFSIEHIIALLRGEEVVPSWN, from the coding sequence ATGACAGACCCACACGTCGCAGATCACGAGCACGACGCGGTCACCGGCCGGCCCTCAACTGGCTTGCTGTCGCGGATCAATGCGCCCGTTGCGCGCGCGGGCATGTATCTGTCCGTGACCGGCCTGCTCGTTATCGTCATCATCGTGTTCTATCAGGTGTTCGGACGTTACGTGCTCAACTCCAGCCCGACCTGGACGGAAAACCTCGCGCTGGTCCTCATCCTGTACGTCACGCTGATCGGCGCCGCCGTCGGCGTGCGCGATGCCGGGCACATCGGGATGGACAGCCTGCTGGTGATGCTGCCGGATCACATGCGGGAGAAGATCGAGCTCGTGATCCACGTCCTGGTGGCGGTGTTCGGCATTGCGATGGCCTATAACGGCTGGATCCTCGGGGCATCGGTCGGCACCGTGAAGATCCCCAATCTCGGCCTGCCCGAGGTGATCCGCTACGTGCCGTTGATCGCCTCCGGTCTCCTGATCGTCTCGTTCTCCATCGAGCACATCATTGCTCTCCTGCGCGGCGAAGAGGTCGTCCCCTCATGGAACTGA
- a CDS encoding TRAP transporter substrate-binding protein yields MKTLTGIITAVALAVSVPLATARDFRSADIHPADYPTVEAVKFMGKQLAAASGGKFGVKVFPNGALGSEKDTIEQLKIGALDMMRINASPLNNFVPETIALCLPFVFRDTQHMRTVLDGPIGDEILAAMEPAGLVGLAYYDSGARSIYTVKAPVKSLADLKGLKIRVQQSDLWVGMIQSLGANPTPMPYGEVYTALKTGLVDAAENNWPSYESSRHFEAAKFYNITEHSLAPEVLVMSKKVWDTLSKEDQAMVRKAAKESVPFMRKLWDEREQASRKTVEAAGVQVVTIANKAEFVDAMKPVYQKFAGDEKLQSLVKRIQDTK; encoded by the coding sequence ATGAAGACGCTCACCGGTATCATCACAGCCGTTGCACTGGCGGTCTCAGTGCCCCTGGCGACTGCGCGCGACTTCCGCTCCGCCGACATCCATCCCGCCGACTACCCGACCGTCGAGGCCGTCAAGTTCATGGGCAAGCAGCTCGCGGCGGCGAGCGGCGGCAAGTTCGGCGTAAAGGTGTTTCCGAACGGCGCCCTGGGCTCCGAGAAGGACACCATCGAGCAGCTCAAGATCGGCGCGCTCGACATGATGCGGATCAACGCATCGCCGCTCAACAACTTCGTGCCTGAGACCATCGCGCTGTGCCTGCCTTTCGTCTTCCGGGACACGCAGCACATGCGCACCGTTCTCGACGGGCCGATCGGCGATGAGATCCTGGCGGCAATGGAGCCTGCGGGCCTGGTCGGCCTCGCCTATTACGACAGCGGCGCCCGGTCCATCTACACCGTCAAGGCGCCCGTCAAGTCGCTCGCCGACCTCAAGGGTCTCAAGATCCGCGTTCAGCAATCCGATTTGTGGGTCGGCATGATCCAGAGTCTCGGGGCCAACCCGACGCCGATGCCGTATGGCGAGGTCTATACCGCGCTCAAGACCGGCCTCGTGGACGCTGCCGAGAACAACTGGCCTTCCTACGAGTCCTCGCGTCACTTCGAGGCCGCCAAGTTCTACAACATCACCGAGCACTCGCTGGCGCCCGAAGTTCTCGTGATGTCGAAGAAGGTCTGGGACACGCTGAGCAAGGAGGACCAGGCGATGGTCCGCAAGGCGGCCAAGGAATCGGTGCCCTTCATGCGCAAGCTCTGGGACGAGCGCGAACAGGCCTCCCGCAAGACCGTCGAGGCGGCCGGCGTTCAGGTCGTCACGATCGCCAACAAGGCGGAGTTCGTCGATGCGATGAAGCCGGTGTACCAGAAGTTCGCCGGCGACGAGAAGCTCCAGAGCCTCGTCAAGCGCATCCAGGACACGAAGTAG
- a CDS encoding cyclase family protein → MPRKLIDISVPLKNDVTADPPGNHPTIQYIDHQQGLPRMLQFFDGLKAQDLPDGQGWAVEQVSLSTHNGTHLDAPWHFHPTMNRGERSWTIDEVPLEWCLQPGVKLDFRHLPDGYVAGAGDVEKELKRIGHTLSPLEIVVVNTSAGAKFGRADYVNSGCGMGYEATMYLLERGVRLTGTDGWSWDAPFVHTAKKYAETKDAALIWEGHKAGRHIGYCHLEKLHNLDRLPSTGFTVSCFPVKIERASAGWTRAVAIIDD, encoded by the coding sequence ATGCCGCGGAAGCTGATCGATATCTCGGTGCCTCTCAAAAACGACGTGACAGCCGATCCGCCAGGCAACCATCCGACGATCCAGTACATCGATCACCAGCAGGGCCTGCCGCGCATGTTGCAGTTCTTCGATGGTCTGAAGGCGCAGGATCTGCCGGACGGCCAGGGCTGGGCCGTCGAGCAGGTCTCGCTGTCGACGCATAACGGAACACATCTCGATGCGCCCTGGCACTTTCATCCGACCATGAACCGCGGCGAACGATCATGGACGATCGACGAGGTGCCGCTGGAATGGTGCTTGCAACCCGGCGTGAAGCTCGACTTCCGGCATCTACCCGACGGCTACGTGGCCGGCGCCGGCGATGTCGAGAAGGAGCTGAAGCGCATCGGACACACGCTGTCGCCGCTGGAGATCGTCGTCGTCAACACCAGTGCCGGCGCAAAATTCGGCCGAGCCGACTACGTCAATTCCGGCTGCGGCATGGGCTATGAAGCCACCATGTACCTGCTCGAGCGCGGCGTCCGCCTGACCGGCACCGACGGCTGGAGCTGGGACGCGCCGTTCGTCCATACCGCGAAGAAATATGCCGAAACGAAGGATGCCGCTCTGATCTGGGAAGGTCACAAGGCGGGGCGGCATATCGGCTATTGCCATCTCGAGAAGCTGCACAATCTCGATCGCTTGCCGTCGACCGGATTCACGGTCTCGTGCTTTCCGGTGAAGATCGAACGCGCCTCCGCGGGCTGGACCCGCGCGGTCGCCATCATCGACGATTAG
- a CDS encoding Crp/Fnr family transcriptional regulator: MPQDKTGDPRQSAGNKLSVLRKHPIFADLEPDALDQLCRYAKLTTVKRGATIAAKGDPGNNLFAVITGTVKISSSSPDGRNAILNLIGPGEIFGEIAVLDGAPRSADATANTNCELYIIDRRDFLPFVKSQPALAMKFIELLCARLRWTSQQVEQVILQNLPGRLASALLGLTEERKLDSGSGTLAITQQEISEMVGMTRESINKQLRAWAGRNWVRLEHGAIVVLDTDALRELAESGLGGE, translated from the coding sequence GTGCCTCAGGACAAGACCGGCGACCCCCGACAGTCGGCGGGCAACAAACTATCGGTCCTGCGCAAGCACCCGATCTTCGCGGATCTGGAGCCGGACGCGCTCGATCAGCTCTGCCGCTATGCCAAGCTCACCACCGTGAAGCGCGGTGCGACCATCGCCGCCAAGGGCGACCCCGGCAATAATCTGTTCGCGGTGATCACAGGGACGGTAAAGATTTCCTCCTCGTCGCCGGACGGACGGAATGCCATTCTCAATCTCATCGGGCCGGGAGAAATCTTTGGCGAGATCGCGGTGCTCGACGGCGCGCCCAGATCGGCCGACGCCACGGCCAACACCAATTGCGAACTCTACATCATCGACCGCCGGGACTTCCTGCCGTTCGTGAAGAGCCAGCCGGCGCTGGCGATGAAGTTCATCGAGCTGCTCTGTGCGCGCCTGCGCTGGACCAGCCAGCAGGTCGAGCAGGTGATCCTCCAGAACCTGCCGGGCCGGCTCGCCAGCGCGCTGCTCGGTCTCACCGAGGAGCGCAAGCTCGACTCCGGCAGCGGCACGCTCGCCATCACGCAGCAGGAGATCAGCGAGATGGTGGGGATGACGCGCGAGAGCATCAACAAGCAATTGCGCGCCTGGGCTGGTCGCAACTGGGTTCGTCTCGAACACGGCGCCATCGTCGTGCTGGATACCGATGCGCTGCGCGAGCTCGCCGAGAGCGGCCTCGGCGGCGAGTGA